In Paroedura picta isolate Pp20150507F chromosome 1, Ppicta_v3.0, whole genome shotgun sequence, the following are encoded in one genomic region:
- the DEDD gene encoding death effector domain-containing protein isoform X1 — protein sequence MAALKRNRQQAWPEEEGDREHGLYSLHRMFDIVGTHLTHRDVRVLSFLFVDVIDDYERGMIRSGRDFLLALERQGRCDETNFRQVLQLLRIITRHDLLPYVTLKRRRAVCPDLVDKYLEETSIRYVTPRAHPSAEHAPAHQHKSVPPHHPLVCCSSSGPQICTKRSGRGRALLGSQRKRRKSVTPDPKDKQTCDIRLRVRAEYCQHETALEGNVFSNKQDPLERQFERFSQANTILKSRDLGSIICDIKFSELTYLDAFWRDYINGSLLEALKGVFITDSLKQAVGHEAIKLLVNVDEEDYEVGRQKLLRNLMLQTAP from the exons ATGGCCGCCTTGAAACGGAACCGGCAGCAAGCCTGGCCGGAGGAAGAGGGCGACCGAGAGCACGGCCTCTACAGCTTGCACCGCATGTTCGACATCGTGGGCACCCACCTGACCCACCGGGACGTCCGGGTCCTGTCCTTCCTCTTTGTGGACGTGATCGATGACTACGAGCGGGGGATGATCCGCAGCGGCCGGGACTTTCTGCTGGCTCTGGAGAGGCAGGGCCGCTGCGACGAGACCAACTTCCGCCAGGTGCTGCAGTTGCTGAGGATCATCACCCGCCACGACTTGTTGCCCTATGTCACTTTGAAGAGGAGGAGGGCTG TGTGTCCTGATCTCGTAGACAAGTACCTCGAAGAGACTTCCATTCGCTATGTGACGCCACGAGCGCACCCGAGTGCGGAACACGCTCCTGCTCACCAACACAAATCAG TGCCTCCCCACCACCCGCTGGTCTGCTGCTCCTCTTCAGGTCCCCAGATTTGTACCAAGAGGTCTGGTCGGGGAAGAGCCCTCCTTGGTAGCCAGCGGAAAAGGAGGAAGTCGGTGACGCCAGACCCTAAAGACAAACAGACGTGCG ACATCCGCCTCCGAGTCCGAGCGGAGTATTGCCAGCATGAGACGGCCCTGGAGGGGAACGTCTTCTCCAACAAGCAGGACCCTCTCGAGCGTCAGTTTGAGCGCTTCAGCCAGGCCAACACGATCTTGAAGTCCCGGGACCTGGGCTCGATCATCTGTGACATAAAGTTCTCAGAGCTCACTTACCTCGACGCCTTCTGGCGCGACTACATCAACGGCTCGCTGCTGGAGGCCCTGAAAGgcgtctttatcacggactcgctCAAGCAAGCGGTGGGCCACGAAGCCATCAAGCTCCTGGTCAACGTGGACGAAGAGGATTACGAGGTGGGCCGCCAGAAACTCCTGAGGAACTTGATGCTCCAGACGGCTCCTTGa
- the DEDD gene encoding death effector domain-containing protein isoform X2, with the protein MAALKRNRQQAWPEEEGDREHGLYSLHRMFDIVGTHLTHRDVRVLSFLFVDVIDDYERGMIRSGRDFLLALERQGRCDETNFRQVLQLLRIITRHDLLPYVTLKRRRAVCPDLVDKYLEETSIRYVTPRAHPSAEHAPAHQHKSVPPHHPLVCCSSSGPQICTKRSGRGRALLGSQRKRRKSVTPDPKDKQTCDIRLRVRAEYCQHETALEGNVFSNKQDPLERQFERFSQANTILKSRDLGSIICDIKFSELTYLDAFWRDYINGSLLEALKGVFITDSLKQAVGHEAIKLLVNVDEEDYEHFMLVQ; encoded by the exons ATGGCCGCCTTGAAACGGAACCGGCAGCAAGCCTGGCCGGAGGAAGAGGGCGACCGAGAGCACGGCCTCTACAGCTTGCACCGCATGTTCGACATCGTGGGCACCCACCTGACCCACCGGGACGTCCGGGTCCTGTCCTTCCTCTTTGTGGACGTGATCGATGACTACGAGCGGGGGATGATCCGCAGCGGCCGGGACTTTCTGCTGGCTCTGGAGAGGCAGGGCCGCTGCGACGAGACCAACTTCCGCCAGGTGCTGCAGTTGCTGAGGATCATCACCCGCCACGACTTGTTGCCCTATGTCACTTTGAAGAGGAGGAGGGCTG TGTGTCCTGATCTCGTAGACAAGTACCTCGAAGAGACTTCCATTCGCTATGTGACGCCACGAGCGCACCCGAGTGCGGAACACGCTCCTGCTCACCAACACAAATCAG TGCCTCCCCACCACCCGCTGGTCTGCTGCTCCTCTTCAGGTCCCCAGATTTGTACCAAGAGGTCTGGTCGGGGAAGAGCCCTCCTTGGTAGCCAGCGGAAAAGGAGGAAGTCGGTGACGCCAGACCCTAAAGACAAACAGACGTGCG ACATCCGCCTCCGAGTCCGAGCGGAGTATTGCCAGCATGAGACGGCCCTGGAGGGGAACGTCTTCTCCAACAAGCAGGACCCTCTCGAGCGTCAGTTTGAGCGCTTCAGCCAGGCCAACACGATCTTGAAGTCCCGGGACCTGGGCTCGATCATCTGTGACATAAAGTTCTCAGAGCTCACTTACCTCGACGCCTTCTGGCGCGACTACATCAACGGCTCGCTGCTGGAGGCCCTGAAAGgcgtctttatcacggactcgctCAAGCAAGCGGTGGGCCACGAAGCCATCAAGCTCCTGGTCAACGTGGACGAAGAGGATTACGAG CACTTCATGTTGGTACAGTGA
- the NIT1 gene encoding deaminated glutathione amidase isoform X1 has protein sequence MLRRVVQKPLQTCFKSFFLPGPWKQFWQIKSHTLGHRLSAAPCGLRAMSAATGTLKPLIAVCQATSTPSKDHNLDCCSRLIREAAQRGACVVFLPEAFDFIGSNTEETLSLAEPLEGNLIRHYANLARECGVWLSLGGFHERGSDWESTHRIYNCHLLLDPKGTLVAAYRKTHLCDVELEGRVSMKESAFTNPGSEVVPPISTPAGKVGLAICYDLRFPEMSLALAQEGAEILTYPSAFTVTTGSAHWEVLLRARAIETQCYVVAAAQTGRNHQNRTSYGHAMIVDPWGSVIAQCQEGPGLCYAEIDLAYLRRIRQEIPVFSHRRPDLYGRVAPLT, from the exons AT GCTGAGAAGAGTGGTCCAGAAACCTCTGCAAACCTGTTTCAAGAGTTTCTTTCTTCCTGGGCCTTGGAAGCAGTTTTGGCAGATCAAAAGCCACACACTTGGCCACAG ACTCTCTGCTGCCCCCTGTGGACTCAGAGCCATGTCTGCAGCCACCGGAACCCTGAAGCCTCTCATCGCTGTCTGCCAGgccacctccacccccagcaaAGACCATAACCTGGACTGCTGCTCACGCCTCATCCGGGAGGCTGCCCAGCGGGGCGCCTGCGTCGTCTTCCTCCCCGAAGCCTTCGACTTCATTGGCAGCAACACGGAAGAGACGCTCAGTCTGGCAGAGCCCCTGGAAGGAAATCTCATCCGGCATTACGCTAACCTCGCCAG AGAATGTGGGGTCTGGTTGTCCCTTGGAGGCTTCCACGAGAGAGGCAGCGACTGGGAGAGCACGCACCGAATCTACAACTGCCACCTGCTCCTGGATCCCAAAG GAACCCTGGTGGCGGCCTACAGAAAGACTCACCTCTGTGACGTGGAGCTGGAGGGACGGGTGTCCATGAAGGAAAGCGCCTTTACCAATCCAGGCTCGGAGGTTGTACCACCCATCAGCACCCCCGCTGGAAAG GTTGGCCTGGCCATCTGTTACGACCTACGCTTTCCCGAGATGTCGCTCGCTCTGGCCCAGGAAGGGGCGGAGATCCTGACCTATCCATCTGCCTTCACGGTGACCACGGGTTCTGCCCACTGGGAG GTGCTGCTAAGAGCTCGGGCCATCGAGACCCAGTGCTACGTTGTAGCAGCCGCTCAGACGGGCCGGAACCACCAGAACCGCACCTCCTATGGCCACGCCATGATCGTGGACCCCTGGGGCAGCGTCATCGCCCAGTGCCAAGAGGGACCGGGTCTCTGCTACGCTGAAATTGACCTGGCTTACTTGCGCCGCATCCGGCAGGAGATACCCGTCTTCTCCCACCGCAGGCCCGACCTGTACGGCCGGGTGGCCCCCTTGACGTGA
- the NIT1 gene encoding deaminated glutathione amidase isoform X2 gives MSAATGTLKPLIAVCQATSTPSKDHNLDCCSRLIREAAQRGACVVFLPEAFDFIGSNTEETLSLAEPLEGNLIRHYANLARECGVWLSLGGFHERGSDWESTHRIYNCHLLLDPKGTLVAAYRKTHLCDVELEGRVSMKESAFTNPGSEVVPPISTPAGKVGLAICYDLRFPEMSLALAQEGAEILTYPSAFTVTTGSAHWEVLLRARAIETQCYVVAAAQTGRNHQNRTSYGHAMIVDPWGSVIAQCQEGPGLCYAEIDLAYLRRIRQEIPVFSHRRPDLYGRVAPLT, from the exons ATGTCTGCAGCCACCGGAACCCTGAAGCCTCTCATCGCTGTCTGCCAGgccacctccacccccagcaaAGACCATAACCTGGACTGCTGCTCACGCCTCATCCGGGAGGCTGCCCAGCGGGGCGCCTGCGTCGTCTTCCTCCCCGAAGCCTTCGACTTCATTGGCAGCAACACGGAAGAGACGCTCAGTCTGGCAGAGCCCCTGGAAGGAAATCTCATCCGGCATTACGCTAACCTCGCCAG AGAATGTGGGGTCTGGTTGTCCCTTGGAGGCTTCCACGAGAGAGGCAGCGACTGGGAGAGCACGCACCGAATCTACAACTGCCACCTGCTCCTGGATCCCAAAG GAACCCTGGTGGCGGCCTACAGAAAGACTCACCTCTGTGACGTGGAGCTGGAGGGACGGGTGTCCATGAAGGAAAGCGCCTTTACCAATCCAGGCTCGGAGGTTGTACCACCCATCAGCACCCCCGCTGGAAAG GTTGGCCTGGCCATCTGTTACGACCTACGCTTTCCCGAGATGTCGCTCGCTCTGGCCCAGGAAGGGGCGGAGATCCTGACCTATCCATCTGCCTTCACGGTGACCACGGGTTCTGCCCACTGGGAG GTGCTGCTAAGAGCTCGGGCCATCGAGACCCAGTGCTACGTTGTAGCAGCCGCTCAGACGGGCCGGAACCACCAGAACCGCACCTCCTATGGCCACGCCATGATCGTGGACCCCTGGGGCAGCGTCATCGCCCAGTGCCAAGAGGGACCGGGTCTCTGCTACGCTGAAATTGACCTGGCTTACTTGCGCCGCATCCGGCAGGAGATACCCGTCTTCTCCCACCGCAGGCCCGACCTGTACGGCCGGGTGGCCCCCTTGACGTGA
- the PFDN2 gene encoding prefoldin subunit 2, which yields MAESGKSKSGPAALPGGGGGAAKPLTAEQVVAGFNRLRQEQRSLASKAAELEMELNEHRLVIETLREVDPTRKCYRMVGGVLVERTVKEVLPALENNKDQISKIIETLSQQLQTKGRELNEFREKHNIRLMGEDDQKAPSKESPEGGGAKASSAGVLVS from the exons ATGGCGGAGAGCGGCAAGAGCAAGAGCGGCCCGGCGGCTCTTCCCGGTGGGGGAGGCGGTGCCGCCAAGCCTTTGACGGCAGAGCAG gtggtggctggattTAACCGCCTGCGTCAGGAACAGCGCAGCTTGGCCTCCAAGGCAGCTGAGCTGGAGATGGAGCTGAACGAACACAG ATTAGTTATTGAAACTCTCCGCGAGGTGGATCCTACTAGGAAGTGCTACCGGATGGTGGGCGGAGTGTTAGTGGAACGCACTGTCAAGGAAGTTCTTCCCGCCTTAGAAAACAACAAAGATCAG ATCAGCAAGATCATAGAGACACTGAGCCAGCAACTGCAGACAAAGGGCCGGGAGCTGAACGAATTCCGGGAAAAACACAACATCCGTCTGATGGGCGAGGATGACCAGAAAGCTCCTTCCAAAGAAAGccctgaggggggaggggccaaAGCCAGCTCTGCAGGGGTCTTGGTCTCgtag